A single region of the Neotabrizicola shimadae genome encodes:
- the dnaN gene encoding DNA polymerase III subunit beta — MKFSIERGTLLKALAQAQSVVERRNTIPILANVLIEAEGDKVSFRATDLDIEVVDRAPAMVERGGATTASAVMLHEIVRKLPEGALVSITADPASARLTIAAGRSTFSLATLPKEDFPVMASPDYTTNFAAPAPVLRRLFDKAKFAISTEETRYYLNGVYMHTATGEDGPVLRCVATDGHRLARIDAPLPANAEGMPGVIVPRKTVGELRKLLDDDEAQIAVSVSETKIRFATPAITLTSKVIDGTFPDYSRVIPMGNSRRLEVDASEFAKAVDRVATVSSERSRAVKLSLDEDRLVLSVNAPDSGAAEEELAVAYDSDRLEIGFNAKYLLEIASQVDRENAVFLFNSSGDPTLMREGNDTSAIYVVMPMRV, encoded by the coding sequence ATGAAGTTCAGCATCGAACGCGGCACGCTACTGAAGGCGCTGGCGCAGGCCCAATCGGTTGTCGAACGCCGCAACACAATTCCGATCCTCGCGAATGTGCTGATCGAGGCCGAGGGCGACAAGGTCAGCTTCCGCGCCACCGACCTTGACATCGAAGTGGTCGATCGTGCTCCGGCCATGGTGGAACGCGGTGGCGCGACGACCGCCTCTGCCGTGATGCTGCATGAAATCGTGCGCAAACTTCCCGAAGGCGCGCTGGTCTCCATCACTGCCGATCCGGCCTCCGCGCGGCTGACCATCGCCGCCGGCCGATCCACCTTCAGCCTTGCCACGTTGCCGAAGGAAGACTTTCCGGTGATGGCCTCGCCGGACTACACCACAAACTTCGCGGCCCCCGCTCCGGTGCTGCGCCGGTTGTTCGACAAGGCGAAGTTCGCCATTTCGACGGAAGAGACGCGCTACTATCTGAACGGCGTTTACATGCACACCGCGACTGGCGAAGACGGTCCCGTGCTGCGCTGTGTGGCGACCGATGGTCACCGCCTTGCCCGCATCGACGCCCCGCTTCCGGCCAACGCCGAGGGGATGCCCGGTGTCATCGTGCCGCGCAAGACCGTGGGCGAACTGCGCAAACTGTTGGATGACGACGAAGCGCAGATTGCCGTCTCGGTCAGCGAAACCAAGATCCGCTTCGCCACCCCCGCGATCACCCTGACCTCGAAGGTCATCGATGGCACCTTCCCGGACTATTCCCGCGTGATCCCCATGGGCAACTCCCGCCGGCTGGAAGTGGACGCGAGCGAGTTTGCCAAGGCTGTGGATCGCGTAGCCACCGTGTCGTCGGAACGCTCTCGCGCCGTGAAGCTTTCGCTGGATGAGGATCGGTTGGTCCTCTCGGTCAACGCCCCTGATTCCGGCGCTGCCGAAGAGGAACTCGCCGTCGCCTATGACAGCGACCGGCTCGAGATCGGCTTCAACGCGAAATATCTGCTGGAGATCGCCAGTCAGGTCGACCGCGAGAACGCCGTTTTCCTGTTCAATTCGTCAGGCGACCCGACCCTGATGCGCGAAGGCAACGATACCTCTGCCATCTATGTCGTGATGCCAATGCGCGTGTGA
- the dnaA gene encoding chromosomal replication initiator protein DnaA has translation MNDDTWGRVREELIKRVGRNNYVTWIEPLKLNGLKNGVAQFEVPTSFFGTWVSRNFSDHIRAQFNQAGEPVERVEFSVASVAAGLRPATQGAAANGTRVAEPSGQRPASRPRSADDDLPGAQLDARFTFDSFVVGKPNELAHAAARRVAEGGPVSFNPLFLYGGVGLGKTHLMHAIAHELMVRQPDLRVLYLSAEQFMYRFVQALRDRQMMDFKEMFRSVDVLMVDDVQFIAGKDSTQEEFFHTFNALVDQNKQIVISADRAPGEIKDLEDRIKSRLQCGLVVDLHPTDYELRLGILQQKAEYYRSQYRGLILSDGVLEFLAHRITTNVRVLEGALTRLFAFASLVGREITLELAQDCLADILRASDRKLTIEEIQRKVAEHYNVRLSDLIGPKRLRAIARPRQVAMYLSKQMTHRSLPEIGKRFGGRDHTTIMHGVRKIEELMATDSQLADDLQLLKRQLQG, from the coding sequence ATGAACGACGACACCTGGGGACGGGTCCGCGAAGAACTGATCAAGAGGGTAGGGCGAAACAACTATGTGACCTGGATCGAGCCACTGAAGCTCAATGGCCTCAAGAACGGCGTCGCGCAGTTTGAAGTGCCGACCTCCTTCTTCGGTACATGGGTCAGCCGGAACTTCTCTGATCACATTCGCGCCCAGTTCAATCAGGCAGGTGAGCCGGTCGAGCGAGTGGAGTTTTCGGTGGCATCTGTTGCCGCCGGCCTTCGTCCCGCTACGCAAGGCGCCGCTGCCAACGGAACCCGCGTGGCAGAGCCGTCCGGCCAGCGCCCGGCGTCTCGTCCTCGGTCGGCGGATGATGACCTTCCGGGCGCACAGCTTGATGCGCGTTTCACCTTCGACAGCTTTGTCGTGGGCAAACCGAACGAGCTTGCCCATGCCGCCGCGCGACGCGTTGCCGAGGGCGGGCCGGTCAGCTTCAATCCGCTTTTCCTTTATGGCGGCGTCGGCTTGGGCAAGACCCATCTGATGCACGCCATCGCGCACGAGTTGATGGTGCGCCAGCCGGACCTTCGCGTGCTGTACCTTTCTGCCGAACAGTTCATGTACCGCTTCGTGCAAGCGTTGCGTGACCGGCAGATGATGGATTTCAAGGAGATGTTCCGGTCGGTCGACGTGCTCATGGTCGACGATGTCCAGTTCATCGCCGGCAAGGACAGCACGCAGGAAGAGTTCTTCCACACGTTCAATGCGCTGGTGGATCAGAACAAGCAGATCGTGATCTCGGCTGACCGGGCGCCGGGCGAGATCAAGGATCTGGAGGATCGCATCAAGTCGCGCCTGCAATGCGGCCTTGTCGTGGACCTTCACCCGACAGATTACGAACTGCGGCTCGGCATCCTGCAGCAGAAAGCGGAATACTACCGCAGCCAGTACCGCGGCCTGATCCTATCTGACGGCGTGCTGGAATTCCTGGCCCATCGCATCACGACGAATGTCCGCGTACTCGAAGGCGCGCTCACCCGCCTGTTCGCCTTCGCCTCACTGGTCGGGCGCGAGATCACCCTGGAACTGGCGCAGGATTGCCTTGCCGATATCTTGCGCGCCTCGGACCGCAAGCTGACCATCGAGGAGATCCAGCGGAAGGTGGCCGAACATTACAACGTGCGCCTGTCCGACCTGATCGGTCCGAAACGCCTGCGCGCCATTGCGCGACCGCGACAGGTGGCGATGTACCTGTCCAAGCAGATGACCCACCGCAGCCTGCCCGAGATCGGCAAACGTTTCGGCGGGCGTGACCACACCACGATCATGCATGGTGTCCGCAAGATCGAGGAGTTGATGGCAACCGACAGCCAGCTTGCAGATGATCTGCAACTGCTGAAACGGCAGCTTCAGGGCTGA